From the Methylomonas sp. MK1 genome, one window contains:
- a CDS encoding GGDEF domain-containing protein has product MSKGTTYIPIYDFSPSINAGYLKQILPLLVRHNVAANPINYAIWYDYVAGDNPTLNKAVDLLLAENQAFDYDNSVELYKSHICNASLESFEQINRQLHKVIEQATSAINETYNKAEQTNDSFQKKSVILENFSASDGLKIVLQEIIQETKALAITSQAMQAKLTDANREMEQLRAELTQARQIATTDGLTGLLNRRAFDMTLAEIIEQSAPNTACLSMLDIDHFKRINDTYGHTIGDNVIKYVASLMKKHAEDHHHVARYGGEELAIIMPNTSHEKAVEISENIRNAMETSRLQRKNDNQSLGKITLSIGVARLQPGDNPESFIVRADNALYKAKQSGRNQVIHS; this is encoded by the coding sequence ATGAGTAAAGGCACCACTTACATACCGATTTACGATTTCTCACCGAGCATTAACGCCGGTTATCTAAAACAAATCCTGCCGCTGCTGGTGCGGCATAATGTGGCGGCCAATCCCATCAATTACGCCATTTGGTACGACTATGTAGCCGGTGATAACCCGACCTTAAACAAAGCCGTTGACTTGTTGCTCGCAGAAAACCAGGCCTTCGATTATGACAACAGCGTCGAGCTTTACAAATCACATATTTGTAATGCGTCTTTGGAATCTTTTGAGCAAATCAACCGACAACTGCACAAAGTTATTGAACAAGCCACTAGCGCGATCAACGAAACTTATAACAAGGCCGAACAAACCAACGATAGCTTCCAGAAAAAATCTGTCATTTTGGAGAATTTCTCCGCGTCCGACGGATTGAAAATCGTCTTGCAGGAAATCATTCAGGAAACAAAAGCCCTGGCAATCACCAGTCAGGCCATGCAGGCCAAGCTGACCGATGCTAACCGTGAAATGGAACAACTACGTGCAGAGCTTACACAAGCAAGGCAAATCGCCACTACCGACGGCCTAACTGGCCTATTGAATCGGCGCGCATTCGACATGACCTTGGCGGAAATTATCGAACAATCCGCACCCAATACCGCTTGCCTGTCGATGCTGGATATAGACCATTTCAAACGCATTAACGACACTTACGGCCACACCATCGGCGACAATGTCATTAAATATGTGGCCTCTTTAATGAAGAAACACGCTGAAGATCATCATCATGTGGCGCGTTACGGCGGCGAGGAACTGGCGATTATCATGCCCAATACCAGCCACGAAAAGGCGGTAGAAATATCCGAAAATATTCGCAACGCGATGGAAACCAGCCGCTTGCAGCGCAAAAACGATAACCAGTCACTGGGTAAAATCACCTTGTCGATCGGCGTTGCCAGATTGCAACCGGGCGACAATCCGGAAAGCTTTATCGTCCGCGCCGATAACGCCCTGTATAAAGCCAAGCAAAGCGGCCGCAATCAAGTAATACATTCATGA